The nucleotide sequence GCAATCAGATATCCGGTAAAAAGGCCGCCCAACATCAGTAAAAACGCCTTCATCGGATTGCCGTTAATGGGTATATATAATTTCATTCGTATGTGAATTATCTAACTTCAATGATATAAGATGCCGTCTGGCATGGCTCTGCTCCTATCTCCCACGGACGCACATATTCAAATTTCAGGGTGTCGATGCCTTTATCTGTCCCTTTAAACTTAAAGGTTTGTGTACCACCGCCACCAACGAAACCATTTTTTGGTTTTCTATCCGGTGTGAAAATATCAGCAACGCTATCAGCCAGCTCCCGTTCGTCACGATGAACTATCACCCAGTGGTAACCCGTGGTAGGATTGGATTTTAAATCAATTTTAAACACTTCGCCCTTGCGGACTATGTAATCGGATGGTGTAGCCTCATGCTTCACCGTTGCCTGACAAGCAGTAAGCAGAGCAACAGCCAATCCGGCAAAAATCAAACTCTTCATTTCAACGTTTTATTCAGGAAAGGAACAATATAGGTCATCGCCGTATCCAGCCAGGGATGGAATAACCAGAAAGTATGCGGGGTATCAGGAATCTGATGCACCTCGTTATAAATTCTCAGTTGGTTCAGTTTATTCACCATGTCATTTTGCCCGGCGTGGAAACGGGCCTGGGCGCTATTGACAAACAGGAACGGAGCGGTGTGCTTATTCACCCGGTGCAAGGCTGATGCCTCATTCCAAAGCGCAGAGTTTTCTTTTGCAGAAACTCCAAACCAGAGCGTTGCAGCAGAGGTTTTACCCGGCTGGTCCTGTCCTTCGCTCGATTCGGGATGCAGGAATGCCAGCACACCGTCCACATCCACGACCGCCTGTACCCGGTCAGAATATTTCTTGTAAAGCTCATTCTGATATTTGGCAAAAGGCTCATTTACACTTCCGATTAATGACGCCAATTGGCCACCGGCAGAAGTACCCATAATTGCCACTTTGTCAGGATTGAGCCCGTATGTTTTCGCATTTGCCCTGACCCATCGTATGGCAGCCTTTACATCCTGAATAGCAGCCGGATATCTGGCCTCCATCGAAAGACGGTATTCCACACAGACTGTAGCAAAACCATTGCGGGAAAGTTCGTATGCCATCGGACGGTCCATATTCTTCTCCCCCGAACGCCAGCCTCCTGCATGGACAATCACCACCACGGGAACCTTTTTACTCACACCTTTAGGCCTGACAAGGTCAAGATGCATCTCCCTTTTTCCATATTTTGCATAGACGACGTCGTTATTTATCTGAAGTTTTTCAGTGTTGCCTACATCTGCCAACGTAATTGCCTGATATTTTTTGCTGTGTTTTTTCCACTCGTTTTGGGCTGAATAGGAACTATCGACGGGAATATCGGGATGCAGGCGATAATGTTGGGCTAAAGCCGGAAAGATCAGTGAAAGCCCGCTAAAAAAAGCCAGGAGAAATCGTTTCATTCGGTACTCAAATTTGAGAACAAAAGTACACAATTTGATTTTTAATGAAAGAGAAATCAGGACAAGAAAAGCTGAGAATAACCACATTCCCGAAAAACGCTCTAATTTTGCAACAAATTCTCACCTGATGCAACCAACAACTAAACAAGTCTGGATAGACAATCTCCGGGCACTGGCTACTATCGGTGTCGTACTCCTTCATTCCTCAGGCGACACGGTGCTTTTATTCGGAAAAATCCCTGCCGGAGACTGGTGGATAGGTGACATCTACAGCGGTGCGGTGCGATACAGCGTGCCCATTTTCATTATGCTTACCGGAGTTTTATTGCTGGGCAAAGAGTATAGCCTCGGGGTCTTTTTCAGAAAAAGATTTACCCGTGTGCTCACGCCATTTCTCTTCTGGAGCCTGATTTACATTGCTT is from Parabacteroides sp. FAFU027 and encodes:
- a CDS encoding protease inhibitor I42 family protein encodes the protein MKSLIFAGLAVALLTACQATVKHEATPSDYIVRKGEVFKIDLKSNPTTGYHWVIVHRDERELADSVADIFTPDRKPKNGFVGGGGTQTFKFKGTDKGIDTLKFEYVRPWEIGAEPCQTASYIIEVR
- a CDS encoding alpha/beta hydrolase, whose product is MKRFLLAFFSGLSLIFPALAQHYRLHPDIPVDSSYSAQNEWKKHSKKYQAITLADVGNTEKLQINNDVVYAKYGKREMHLDLVRPKGVSKKVPVVVIVHAGGWRSGEKNMDRPMAYELSRNGFATVCVEYRLSMEARYPAAIQDVKAAIRWVRANAKTYGLNPDKVAIMGTSAGGQLASLIGSVNEPFAKYQNELYKKYSDRVQAVVDVDGVLAFLHPESSEGQDQPGKTSAATLWFGVSAKENSALWNEASALHRVNKHTAPFLFVNSAQARFHAGQNDMVNKLNQLRIYNEVHQIPDTPHTFWLFHPWLDTAMTYIVPFLNKTLK